A region of the Cyanobium usitatum str. Tous genome:
AACGCCGTCTAATGCAGGCCCGTCTAATGCAGGGCCTACTAATGCAGAGCGGACTGATCTCAGCGGCGGTCGCATTCAGCGGCAGCGCCTGCCTATTGCTGTCCAGCTCGGCGGGGCTGGCCCAGAGTCGCTGGCAGATGGGGGTTTTTCCCGTCACCAGCTTCCTGACCTACACCAGCCATTTCGGTACCCGCACCGGCCCCTGGGGTCGGGTGGAGCCCCATTACGGCCTGGACATCGCAGCGCCCATGGGATCGCCGATCCGCAACTGGTGGGCTGGCTCAGTGCAGGACGTGATCAACGACGGAGGCTGCGGCTTGGGGCTGGTGATTCGGTCGGGCGATTACGAGCACATCTACTGCCATCTGTCCGGGCGAGTTTCAGGCGGCACCTACAGCAGTGGTCAGGTGCTGCTGCGCCAGGGCCAGGGCGTACGCACGGGCCAACTGATCGGCCATGTGGGCATGAGCGGCCGCACTACTGGTCCCCACCTGCATTGGGGCATGCGCCATGGCGGGCGCTGGCTAGACCCTGCCCAGATCCTGCGAGCTATGGCAGCCGGCAGGCGCCAGCAAACCGGGCGGGCAATTGCCCCGAAAGCGCCGCCGGCAACTAGGGTTGCCGTAATCCGTTAACCGCCAATTTGATTGGCCTGCAGCAGCCGTGACGCTGACGCCCCTCGCCTCTGCGGCCCAGTCCGCTACCGCCACAATCAGTGGTGATGACAACGCCGCCGAAGCTTTTGCTCCTCAGCGAGTAAACGGCGGCTATGCCCTGATGGATGCCCTGCATCGCCATGGAGTGCGCCACATCTTTGGCTATCCCGGAGGCGCGATCCTGCCGATCTACGACGAGCTGCACAAGGCCGAGGCCCGGGGCTGGTTGAAGCACATCCTGGTGCGCCATGAGCAGGGCGGCACCCATGCGGCTGATGCCTACGCCCGAGCCACAGGCAAAGTTGGCGTCTGCTTTGGAACTTCGGGGCCCGGAGCCACCAACCTGGTCACCGGCATCGCCACGGCTCAAATGGATTCGGTGCCGATGGTGGTGATCACCGGGCAGGTGCCGCGGGCCTCGATTGGCACCGATGCCTTCCAGGAAACAGACATCTTCGGCATAACCCTGCCGATCGTGAAGCACTCCTGGGTGGTGCGCGATCCCCGCGATATCGGCCGAATCGTGGCCGAAGCCTTTTTGATCGCAGCCAGTGGCAGGCCCGGCCCGGTGCTGATCGACGTACCCAAGGACGTCGGCCTCGAGGAATTTGACTACTCGCCAGTGGCTCCGGGCTCGGCGATTCCAGCGGGATTCAAGTTGCCACCCAGCCCCGACCCCGTGGCCGTTGCCGCGGCCCTGGCCTTGATCCGCCAAGCCCGTCGCCCCCTGCTCTACGTCGGTGGCGGCGCCATCAGCAGCGGTGCCCATGACGCCGTGAAACAGCTG
Encoded here:
- a CDS encoding M23 family metallopeptidase, encoding MQARLMQGLLMQSGLISAAVAFSGSACLLLSSSAGLAQSRWQMGVFPVTSFLTYTSHFGTRTGPWGRVEPHYGLDIAAPMGSPIRNWWAGSVQDVINDGGCGLGLVIRSGDYEHIYCHLSGRVSGGTYSSGQVLLRQGQGVRTGQLIGHVGMSGRTTGPHLHWGMRHGGRWLDPAQILRAMAAGRRQQTGRAIAPKAPPATRVAVIR